A genomic segment from Aegilops tauschii subsp. strangulata cultivar AL8/78 chromosome 1, Aet v6.0, whole genome shotgun sequence encodes:
- the LOC141033594 gene encoding uncharacterized protein has protein sequence MAAVLQLCVDELCLVYHISAATKWPKRLNDMLQHESLFTFAGFSIESDKEKLKLSGLEINPNKFIDIQRKWRVPYTGKQYDSLTDVAGSVIHPFYKGMKKNINTQEDHKLWGTSPLRDNLIEYAGVDAYSTYKSWIIIDYITDGSEFAKE, from the exons ATGGCAGCAGTCCTGCAGTTGTGCGTCGACGAGCTCTGCTTGGTGTACCACATCTCAGCGGCCACAAAATG GCCCAAGCGCCTGAATGACATGCTGCAGCATGAGAGTTTGTTCACATTTGCCGGTTTCAGCATTGAAAGCGACAAAGAGAAGCTGAAGTTGTCCGGTTTGGAGATCAACCCCAACAAGTTCATCGACATTCAGCGCAAGTGGAGAGTTCCATACACCGGAAAACAGTACGACTCCTTGACTGATGTTGCAGGCAGCGTCATCCACCCATTCTACAAAGGCATGAAGAAGAACATCAACACGCAGGAAGACCACAAACTATGGGGGACCAGCCCGCTGCGAGACAACCTCATCGAGTACGCAGGAGTAGATGCGTACTCCACTTACAAGTCATGGATCATAATCGACTACATCACAGATGGTTCGGAATTTGCAAAAGAGTAG